From [Chlorobium] sp. 445:
CTTGCGTATGAACTGCTTCGTAAGTAAAGCCAAAGTTCTCGTCTGCTATTGTCTGACCGAAGTGCGTTTTGAATTTGCTTTTCTAATGCTTGCACTATTGCGCTGCACCGCCGAGTCACGATAACAGAGAAAATCTCGACGGGAGTTATCTTTGCACTTCATTTCAATTTCGTTTCCTTCGGGCATTTGCTCGAGACACTATTTTGTAGGATAATTTCATTTTTTTTATGCCAGAGACTTACAAAGTTGCCGTGTTAGGCGCAACAGGCTTGGTTGGTCGCACCATGCTTGCCTGTCTATCAGAGCGTCATTTTCCTATCAGCGAGCTCGTACTGCTTGCCAGTGAGCGTTCGATAGGTCAAACGCTTGACTTCAACGGAAAGTCCTATCAGGTTCAGACGCCCTCTGCGGAAGTCTTTGCCAGTGTGGATATTGCACTTTTCTCTGCTGGTGCAGCCGCTAGCAAAGTCTGGGCGCCAATTGCTGCTTCACAAGGCGCAATTGTTATTGACAACTCTTCTGCGTTTCGCTTGCAGCCTGAGGTTCCGCTGGTTGTGCCCGAAGTCAATGCAGAAAAGATATTTGATGCTTCTGGGCGCGCTGCGCCTATCATTGCCAATCCAAATTGCTCCACGATACAACTTGTCGTGGTCTTGAAGCCTTTGCATGAGCGCTACAAAATTTGCCGCGTTGTGGTCTCGACTTATCAATCCGTTACAGGAAAAGGTAAGAAAGGCTTAGAGGCACTTGAAGCTGAACTTGCTGGAGCAAAGCCTGAGCAATATGTGCACTTTCACCCAATTGCGTTTAATGTTGTGCCGCAAATCGATGAGTTTGTGGAGCATGGCTATACCAAAGAAGAGATGAAGATGATTAACGAGACCCAAAAATTATGGGCGATGACTCGATACAAGTTTCGCCGACAACTGTGCGCGTACCCGTTTATGGCGGACACAGTGAAGCGGTCAACATTGAGTTTGAACATGAGTTTGAGCTTGACGAAGTGCGCTCACTGCTTGCCTCTGCACCGGGTGTTGTGCTCAAAGATAACCCTGCCGAGCGGCTCTATCCGATGCCCATTGACTGCTACGGTCGCGATGAAGTTTTTGTCGGCAGAGTGCGGCGCGACCTCTCACAGCCGAAGAGTTTGAACCTGTGGATTGTTGCTGATAACCTACGCAAGGGCGCTGCCACCAATGCTGTGCAAATTGCTGAACATCTTGTCGGAAAGTTGAAGCCAAAATCACAGTTAGATTAAACTTGCACACGATGATGCACGACGCATGAATTTGCTGCACACTTCTGCACACTTATAGTTGTCGTTCTGCCCACAGGTAGCCTGCGGCTATTACAAATAGCATGAAGAACCACCACTGTGGCACAGCTCGACGCACCTCTACCACATCAGTTTGAACGCTCTGCCGCCCCTGCGTTTGTGCAAAGTCGTGTGTTGCATTTTGCATTTCCGCTCGACGGCACGAGAGCCATTCGCCACTTGTGTGCACATAAAATGCAACCGAAGCACTATCAGACTCACCTATGCGCCAGATGCGATGCCATCCTTGTTCGCGTGGCCAAAATACCGTCTCCCAAAGTGATGACTCTACAAGCGATTGCTTGAAGAATACGCTATCGCTTTTGCCACTCGGATACGCAATGAGCCCAATTGGTTTCGGTGAGTGCGTGCGCAGTGTCAGCTTGCATGGTAAATCCACTGTTGGCAGTGATGTTACCATTCGCCACATGTCTGTTTGTGCTTGCGCTCGTGAGAGGTGTCTCAGGGTGTAACTCCAATACTCAGCGTAGAGCGAGCTTTTGCCTTCTAATGCCCAACGAAAGGTCTCTTCGACAATGCTTACAGCTACTTTGCCCAGCCCTCTTGTCCCCACTATCACTAACGGATGGCTTGCTTCATCGCGTATCCAGACTTCAGTGGCAAATCCGGCTTGCAGTCGAACTGGTGCAACTGGCAAGGCTGAACTTACCGAGACCTGAGATGACAAGCCGTGCAGTTTTGCAAAACGCGCTTGATTTTTTGCGGGCGTACTTTCAAGAATCCTAAGAAAAAATCATTTGCTTTGGCTTGACCTGCTGTTGGCGGTTCAGAGAGTGCAATCAAAAGTCCCAATCCATTTTCAATAGCTTGTTGCAATGCTGTTTGCTCTCTTGCACTGAGACTTGCAAGTGTCTCAAAATCCACAATTGCGACATCGAACTTATCGAGCACTGCTGTGCTCAAGCGCTCGAGTGCAAGAGGAGACATGTTCAAAAATTCGGTAAGTGCCTTGCCACGACTGATGGTGCTGCGCAGTGCCAACGCATTACCTGTTGCAGCTGCCCACTGTTTCAAGGTTCTGGTTTCAAAATTTGGTGCGCGCTCCACAATCAACATGCGTATTGGCGCTGGCTTGCGTACGCTGATGGGGATACTCTCTGCGCAGAGGGTATCACGTGCTGAGCGAATGGCATAAAGTGTGTAGCACCACTCACCAGCTTGCTTTGGCGTGGTTATAAGCTCAAATGGTAACTTTCCTTCACCTACAAGTAGCAGGGAATCGCTGCGCATGCCACTGCCTTCAAGATATAGCCAGAGTGAGTCGTAGCGCAGGGCGTGCCAAGTGCCTTGAATTTGTAGCTGCTCTCCGAGCGCAATGTGCTTCGGAAATGATACAAAGACCATCCCTTCTGGTAACGCATTCAGATGCAGTGTCAATGTAACAGTCTCAAGCGTCTCTAGTTCATCGGGACGCAAGCCGTCACCGAAGAGGTGTAAGCGCTGAAGTTGTGGATACTGACGTTGCAGCATCGCTACATTCGGGAGCAGTTTCACACCTGAAAGTTCATCTGTACTGCTTGCACGAGGAAGCATAAAAACGCTCTGCAGGTCGCAGTGAATCGGTAGCAGCTTGAACGTGCTTTGCTGAAACATGAGATGTCAGTAGAAATGCATCGCGCGGGCGTTCTTGGGTAAGATACATTGGTTCTAAACACAGCAGTGCCAGTGAGAGTATTGCTGTAAAAGTTGCTGCAAGACGCCATAGTAGTTGGCGCTTGTTTTCGCGCCGAATTTCTAGAAATGCAAGGTATGCAAACAGCATGGCTGCTATGAGCCAAATTGTCGACTGCCACATGCCGTTCAATACAAATTCCACAGCACTCACGGTGTCAGCGTCAGCTGTTGAAAATAGGATTTTGCGAGCAAAGAGTATGGTGAGGGTAGCGCTTCAGGACGGGCTTCGGCATCAGGCAAAAGTTCAAGCCATGCGCGCTCAACCGGCTCAAGATGCGAGAGCCTTGCACTGCCTTGTCGCTCTGCTTCATCAAGAAATCGGCGCAGCGCTTGCAGTGCATGCAGGTAACGCAGGGGTTCATTTTCAGCAGCATGCACCAGTGCCGTTGCACCGCGCTCTAACTGACGCAATGCTTGACCTGTAACATGCGCCTGTCCTGAGCGCAGTTTCATTGCTGTCGCAAGTGCTTGTCGCACATCGGCGTATTCATCTGGCAGTGCAACTGTGCGTGTATCGGTGCGCGATGCAACCTTTTCTAACTTGCCTGTAAGGCGTTTTTCATCAGGCTTCAAGGTTGGCGGTTCAAAGCCCATGCGTTGCACATACATTCTTGATTTTTGTTGCAAGTCTTTAAGCAATTTCAAGGCTTTGAGTTCATAAGGCAAGGCTTCTTCAGGTTTGTGCATGCGCAGATACAGTTCAGCATCCCACATTTCTGCCAGCGCTGCTTTGAGTTCAGCTTTAATAGCATCGGAGTAAAATGTTGCGCCTTCTTCGCTGTCGTGTTTGTGCACAAACTGGCTCATCAATTTTTCTACTGTCGCGTCATTTGGATTCTTTTCCAATGCGGCAATCGAGTGCTGCGAGAGATGCCCACAGTTTTCATCATGCACATGGCGCACAAATTTCAGTAGCGGATGCGGCGCAGAGTCTTTTGGTACAAGTTCCTTTTCAATTTCCTCGATATCGCTGCCACCAATTGCTGATTCGAATTCTTCGCCTAAAAATTTGCCGTAGCGCAATCTCAAGACTTTCTGCTCGACACCCAAGGCTTCAGAGCGGGCTTGGAAGTCAGCTACTGAAAGCGTTTTACGCTCACGCAAAAGCTTTTCTGTATCAATGATGATTTGCCGCTGGCTGCGAAAGTAATCAGGCTGCGCTGCTACAGGTAGCGACATGCTGAAATCGGTCTCAACTTCCGCTGTGTCTTTAATAGCAATGAAAATCGTCTCGGAGCGACTGCGATTTGGCTTTGGCTCTCGATTGTCGTGCGCTTCAATGGTGAGATAAAGTTCATCGCCGGGCTGAAGTCCTAAAGCAAGCACATCGAGTGTTTTAGCGTAATGTTCAGTGTGCGTGTGCTCATCAAAGTTCAGCATCAGCGTCTTGAACCGCACATTTTCACCTTTGCCTTGTGCCAGTGTTGCTTGCAACTGAGCGTGTGGCACAGCAAAATCGTCATGAATCTTTGCTAACACTTTCAGGCGCGACTGTTTGAGCACATTGACTTCTGCGCGCTGATTAGGCTCAAGAATCTCGATTGCAGGCGGCTCATCGCGCACAAGCGAAATTTTGTGATACTGGCTTCGCTCTACGCCTTGCTCAGTTTCTATTTCCAACACGTAGAATCCGCTACGCCAGAGTGTTGTTTGTGCCTGAAATGTGCCGTCTTGCGCAAGACAGTGCAGTGTATCGCGGTCGTTGAAGATAAAGCGAGCAGCGCGGGCTTGTGCTGAAAGTTCCATCATCCAGTGTGCTTGTGTGTGCTCAAAGGCGTTTAGGTCAAGTGACGATTGTGTTACTGGCACGCGCCCTGTGTAGCGCGGAGGCAAGAGTTTTACCTGCACACGCGTGATGAGCGGTGAGAGTATGTTGTTAGAAGAAACTGCAACTTGTTGCACAGCGCTCTCTTCACTGGTCTGTCCTTTTGGTACAAGCCAGAGCAGCAAGAGTGCACACAGGATGCTTGCTGCCGATAGTTTCCATGCGTGACGAAGTGGATTTGGCAAAATTGATGCTATTTGCAACGCACGCACCTTTTCTTGCACGCGCTTCATTTGCATAGCTTCCACAAGAGAGCATTCACTCAAAGGTTTAAGCAAAAGTTGTGCGCTTTCTTCAAGCTCAGGCACTATGCGGTTAAGATGCTCCGCAATCCTTTGCGCTGTTGCTAATCTGTGTCGTCCCACAATGAAGCTTAGCACGAAAATTACGCTCCATAAGACCAGCCAGAGTGAAACAATAGCCCAGATATCAAGCGCAAAGATTTGGGCAATTGCCACGACAAGCAGCAGTGCTATTGCTGCACTTGAGAGCGCAAGGCTTGCTGTCCAGAGTCGATTCCAGAGTGTTGCAAGTTGGTGCAGTAATGAACCTTGATTCACAGTAAGATGTGCAAAGTCAGATAGCTTATCACTTTGTAGTCCGTGTGCATTGTCGTGTGACATTGCTACGGACTTTTCGCTGCGCGCGTGCGTTGATGCGACACCATGCGCTCAATGATAAACAAAATTGCCACGAAAATCCATAGCGGCAAGTGTAAGGGAGTCATTGCCACTGGCTCTGGCTTGTGCGCATGTGAAGCATGAGTGCTGTCGTATTGAGGCTGGCGTTGAAGTGCTGTTGCTGCGCGTAGGTCTGGCACATTAAGCCATTGCTCATCGAGCACAAGTGTAGCCATCCATTCAGGGAAACTTGGTGAGAGTACAAAGTTATTCCATTCTGGCGCAAAGCGGCTGTAAAACACATACTCGATCGAGGATGATGAGGCTAAGTGCATATTACTGTGCTTTGTCAAAATCGGGTTGCCGAAGCCATCACGCCAAATTGCGCTATGATAAGACGGTGCCACAATACGGCGTTTGCACAAAAAGCTTGCGCCATCAGGCAGCACAACCATGCTTTGTGTGTCGGAGAATGCGCCTCGGGCATAACGCAAAACAAAGTGTGTTGAGTCAAGCCACTTTGGAATATCGCGCTCTGAAAGCCAGAAGAGCATATCCGGTGCCGCCGATTGTGTCGTTGTATCACGGCTGGGCAGTAGCGTCAGTTGCAGGTTTGCAAAAAATTTTTCTTGCACAGCCTGCAAGGCATAGCGAAGATAGTTGGCATCACGCTGCGTGGTTTCATCAAAGAAAATGGTGATACGCTTCGGTGGTGATAGTGGTGCTAGAGCTATGCGTTGTTGTGCAGCGTCGAGTGTATGCATGAGTTTGCGCTGAAAGTGCGTGCTCTCTCTTTGGCTTTCGACGGCGAGTGCAAGCACACTATCCTGACCCACTTGCTTTGCGGTGAGCACTTGTTCAATCCTGTCGTAATTTGGAACCGTGTACCATTTAACCTCATGAGCCAGCGTCGGACGCTGACCATGCAGTAAGTCTAAGCGCTCGCTTGTGAGCACTGTCAGATGCATTGCTTGTGGTAGTGTGTTATCGAGCTCTTCCAGCATTGACCATGCATTGACAAGTTGATTCTCGACACTATCCCTAGGCAAGGGTGGAAAATTTTTGGCAAGCAGTCGCAACTCGTAGCCTGCAGTGCGCAGTGAATCTGTTAGAGAATAAACTCGCGCATCTGTTGTGCGTTGCCAGAGATCGGGACTGACCAGTGCCCAGCCTTGTGCGGCAGGTTTGCTCGAGTGTGTGCGTAGAATCGGTTGTGATAAGGCAAATGTTGCCACACACAGCAGCAGTGCGCGTAGCAGAAATAGCCACCACTCTGAAAGTGCAGTACGGCGAAAGGTAGGTGTTTCTGTGGCTTTCAGGAATTTTATCGTTCCTACTTTAATCAGGCGTGGCTCACGCTGACTTAGCAGATGAATGATAATTGGCACAGCCAGCGATGCCAGTGCCATCAGCGCCAGTGGTGAAAGTAATTCAAGCATCGTTTGAAAAATGCGTGAGACTACACTTTAATGCAAGCTAAGACAGTTGTGTGCGTGGCGCTTGCTGCAGCATGTGTTACCTTGATTTTCAGTTCAAGATCAGTGTATTTTTTGCAAATTGTCCGAGCAGCAAAAACGGCTAATCTTGTTCGTTGTAACTGTATGATTCACATTGCGTAAGACAGCGCGCTATCTTAAGCCATCTCAAAAAGCCATGCATGCTAGAGCGCATTGACTCAGACATAGCCTCGCGTCTGAGACTGATAAGCCTGTGGATTGACACGCATCGTCAGTCTATACTGAAAGTGATTAATGTGTTTCTTGTTTTTTTGGCAATTGTAGCTGTCTCCTCACTCATTGCACGCCTTGGATTTTTTCTTTCTCCTGCAGAAGAACAGTGGGCGCAAGCCTTGGAGCAAATGATGCTTTATCTGTTCGCACTTCAAGCATTTTTGAAACTTGCACTTGCGCCGAACAGACTGCGCCATCTCAAAGAACGCTGGTTGGAGCTTGCTATCTTCACTGTAATTCTGCTCTATCTTATTTTTCCTTTTGCTGTCGAGCGCGTGCTGACTTCACTCAATCCACAACTGACCCCTGAAAACATTACGAGTCTTTACCTTGTCGTAACACAGTTTCTGGTAATTTTGGCACTCCTGCCTGCCACGCTGCGATACAGCGGACGCGTGATGACTGCCAATGTACAACCTGCCACAGTTCTACTTGTCAGCTTTATCCTTCTGACTATCCTCGGCACAGGATTTTTGCTCTTGCCGAAAGCTACCGCCGGCAAATCCGTTGCACTCGTCGATGCGCTCTTCATGGCAACCAGCGCCGTGTGTGTAACGGGTCTTTCAACAGTTGATATTACCACGACATTTTCTCACACTGGGCATTGGATTTTACTGGTGCTGATTCAGATTGGCGGTTTAGGCATTATGACTCTCACCACGTTTTTTGCAGCAGCTGCCGGCACAAGTGCGCGGCTCAAAGAATATATTGCACTGCGCGAGCTTATTGGTGAAGAAAGTCTGGGAAAAATTCGCACGATTTTGTTTCAAATCGGATTTTATACCATGGTCGTCGAAGCACTTGGTGCCGTGCTGATTTACTACACCTTAGAGCTTGACTCATCGCTGTTGCCCTCTTCGCCGGTCTTTTTTGCAGTGTTTCACGCTATCTCGGCGTTTTGCAATGCAGGATTTGCTTTGCTTTCAGATAATCTCGCTGCGCCCATGTGCAAATATAACTTTGCATTTCTCTATGTCGTGATGCTGCTTGTCGTTATTGGTGGCTTGGGTTTTCCTGCACTGTCGAGTCTGTCTGGATTTGTGCATGCCAAAATTTTGCGTAAACCTAATGCACGACTCTCCGTTCATGCTAAACTTGTCTTTTTCACATCAGCTATTTTGATTGTGTTGGGTGCAATTGGATTCTATGCGCTTGAATTTTCGCATGTGATGCATGGCATGACGCACAGCGAAAAAGTGATGTCTGCGTTCTTTCACTCTATCGTGGCGCGTACAGCGGGGTTCAATATGCTTGAGATTGGTGCGCTCTCTACACCGACACTCTTTTTACTCATTGCGCTCATGTGGATTGGTGCTTCGCCGAGTTCTACAGGTGGTGGTATCAAAACCACAACGGCAGCACTTGCACTTATGAACATCTGGGCAATTGCTTCGGGCAAAAACAAAATCGAACTTTTTCGCCGCCGCATTCCTGACCGTGTCGTTACGCGCGCATTTAGTACAGCGCTGCTCTCCTTACTCTATATCGCAATTGCCCTATTTTTACTGCTCATCACTGAACAAGAAAAAAATTTTAAGTTCGAAGCCTTGCTCTTTGAAGTCGTGTCAGCTGTCAGTACCGTTGGTCTATCGACAGGCATCACGGCTGAACTGAGCGATGCTGGTAAGTTGGTCATTATAGCTTCTATGCTGATTGGGCGTGTAGGATTTCTGACAGTCATCATTGCTTTGATTCGACCGCAAAACCATGGTGTGTATGACTATTCAGAAGAAAACGTTCTGGTCTCATAGGTTTGTGTCCCACTACCGCACTTGATGGCATCAGTCCGAGAATTGTCTGGTGCCGGTTTTCAATTTGTTAATGCAACCCAGCAGAAATGACTAAAAAAGTTGCCGTTATCGGTATCGGTAATTTTGGCTCGCACCTTGCAGTCACGCTGGCACATCAAGGCGCTGAAGTCTTGGCGATTGACTCCTCTATGGACCGTTTAGATGATGTCAAAGATAAAGTTACCTACACGGTTCGCTTAGATTCAACGGAGGAAAAAGCCCTGCGTGATCAAGGCTTGACGGAACTCGATGCGGTGATTGTTGCTATTGGCGATGACTTTGAAGCCACGCTGCTTACTGTTGCTGCTTTGCAAAACATTGGAGTAAAACGCATCATTGCACGCGCCACTACACAAACGCATGAGCGCATTTTGCGACACTTGGGCATCGAGGAGGTTATCTCTCCTGCTGTGGAAGCAGCAGAGCGACTGGCTGATAGCCTTATGTATCGTGGTGTCATTGATTCGCTTGAGCTTTCCTCAGATTACTCTATTGTGGAAGTTAATGCTCCTGAGTCCTTCATTGGCAAATCGCTAGGCGAACTGAAATTGCGTGAAACATTCGATGTCAACCTTATTACCATCAAACGCATCGAGCAAGAGCCACGACTCTTAGGTCTGCGCTCTCGCACAGTCGAAAAAATTCTCGGTATTCCAACGCCCGATATGATTGTGCAACGCGGCGACGTGCTCGTGCTTTTCGCCACTAAACCTGCTATCAGCAAAATGTGCAACGATAGTCTGGAGTAGCCTTATCAGATTCTTAGATACCCTGAGAGCGTTCCATCGCTAGGCCATAACGACCTCATGAAAGTAGCTTGAAACTTTTTCAATTTACATAGAGTTACTATGGCAACTCTCGCATAGCTTCTTACTGCTTGAGTCAAAGTTCTAGCACTCTACAACTCAGCATACATATTATGAAGGTAGCCGATTTGAAACAGGTAGGTTTAATTGCTTTTTGTTTAGTCTTTTTGCTTTTATCAAATGCAGCTGCACAGACCGTTACGCTTAGCGGTTATGTGCGCGATGCAAAGACAGGTGAGGAGCTCGTCGGTGCAACGGTTCAGCTTAAAGAAATTGCTAAGGGCGCCGCCACTAACGCTTCTGGATTCTACTCCATTACAGCTGAGCCAGGGGTTTATACGATCATCGTACGCAGCATAGGATATAACGAACTGCAGCAGAAAATCTCTCTTACCAGTAATCTTACCAAGAATTTCCTCTTGGAGCCAACTGACAT
This genomic window contains:
- a CDS encoding ATPase, with amino-acid sequence MLERIDSDIASRLRLISLWIDTHRQSILKVINVFLVFLAIVAVSSLIARLGFFLSPAEEQWAQALEQMMLYLFALQAFLKLALAPNRLRHLKERWLELAIFTVILLYLIFPFAVERVLTSLNPQLTPENITSLYLVVTQFLVILALLPATLRYSGRVMTANVQPATVLLVSFILLTILGTGFLLLPKATAGKSVALVDALFMATSAVCVTGLSTVDITTTFSHTGHWILLVLIQIGGLGIMTLTTFFAAAAGTSARLKEYIALRELIGEESLGKIRTILFQIGFYTMVVEALGAVLIYYTLELDSSLLPSSPVFFAVFHAISAFCNAGFALLSDNLAAPMCKYNFAFLYVVMLLVVIGGLGFPALSSLSGFVHAKILRKPNARLSVHAKLVFFTSAILIVLGAIGFYALEFSHVMHGMTHSEKVMSAFFHSIVARTAGFNMLEIGALSTPTLFLLIALMWIGASPSSTGGGIKTTTAALALMNIWAIASGKNKIELFRRRIPDRVVTRAFSTALLSLLYIAIALFLLLITEQEKNFKFEALLFEVVSAVSTVGLSTGITAELSDAGKLVIIASMLIGRVGFLTVIIALIRPQNHGVYDYSEENVLVS
- a CDS encoding potassium transporter TrkA, translated to MTKKVAVIGIGNFGSHLAVTLAHQGAEVLAIDSSMDRLDDVKDKVTYTVRLDSTEEKALRDQGLTELDAVIVAIGDDFEATLLTVAALQNIGVKRIIARATTQTHERILRHLGIEEVISPAVEAAERLADSLMYRGVIDSLELSSDYSIVEVNAPESFIGKSLGELKLRETFDVNLITIKRIEQEPRLLGLRSRTVEKILGIPTPDMIVQRGDVLVLFATKPAISKMCNDSLE